In Ornithorhynchus anatinus isolate Pmale09 chromosome 5, mOrnAna1.pri.v4, whole genome shotgun sequence, the DNA window CTAATCCGATTCTATTTATCcgactcttagaaaagtgctgctgCATAGAATTGACACTCAAGAAATATGGATTAATCGATCCACTTAAATAATACCTTTAATCTAAGAAGATTAGTCCAGATTCTctctctggtaaaaaaaaaaagcagcaagtGAAAGGGGCCGTGGTgccccctgccctgccacctCTCCTTTTTTGTTTCTCTCTGCTGGAGGTTctgggggtgtgggagaggaaggggaaagaaaaggagggagttcTACCCTCCAACCTCATTGGTAGATCTGCTCCTCACCTCAGGCCTCTAGGgtttgcctcaatcaatcaatcaaaggaatttattgagtgcttcctgtgtgcagaacacttgggagagtacagtagagctagtagacacaattcctgccctcagggtgctcacagtctttgtggggagacagacacaatgtTCTGGACAGAGGAGGAGCACATGTAACATGTAAATCCACATGCAtaaaagtgctgggggtgggaggttgtGAGTATCTCCTTGCTGAGGTGGGGGCTGCCGCCTTGatgaagggggtgaggagggggaggcggcatTCTGCTGGGTGGCCCCTGGCACTTTCTCTTCGCACCCACTCCTGTGGGCACAATCACCAGGCAATTTCTGGAGACGTGGATTTCGCACCCAGGCTGACCTGAAGACCCAGCCTCCACAGACTCCCCCGCCCCAGGGACAGAGAGGCCGTACCCTTCCGATTGATGGGATCCCTCTCGGGAGCAGCATTCCCCCAAGAATGATCAGATGCCTTGGACCAGGGGTGGCTGCTGCTCTTTCCTGATCCCCAAGGACTGGTCTTTCTGCAGGGACCACAAGGAATTGCCCGGCCTGAAACTCTGACTCTGAGCAGGCCTGAGTGTGGAAGAAAAGAAGGCCTGGCCCTTCACTGAGCCTCTTTCTCTACTCCCCTgcccagtggggaagagaagaggaaagagtggcaggaagaggaggaggtggaggcagcgGGTGGCAAGGGTTGCTGGACAGATCAGGAAGTCAAAATGTTGCATTCCAACTATCTATAGGAAATAGTTTTTTATTATTTCAAGTTTTCATAAAAATCCATAATTATTGAAACCAAAGTTACAGAGGAAGTTCGTAactttttattgatttattgaattttgttttgttttgttttgttttccttttgcaACGCCATCTGACCTCCAGTCCGTCAGAATGAGTCCTTACAAACACAGAGTCCTGAAGACCTGGTCAGAATGTTGTCCTggtacaaagagagagagagagaaagagaaagacagacagagagagagagagagagacagagagagacagagagagagagagacagagagagagagacagagagagcacccCAGGGAgcctgtggggggagggaggaacaagagaagaaggaaggaacgaacggagggagagaggtgggtttgggaaaagcagggagaaagagtggagggaaactgtggaggggggggatgagggagagatctggagggagagaagaaggtgggggtggagggagaagggtcaggaggtggcagagaggagagatatggaaaggaagggaataaaggaagggagggagggagagaaaaagagaatgaagggggaaaatggggaggaagggggaggaagaggggaatgaggaaggtagggggtagatggagagggatggaatgagaggaaggaggaagggagggagagaggaagcgggggatggagggaaagaaggcagaaagggggagagagagaggaatgtgggagatggagggagaggaggaaataagggtgggagagaggaggatgggggatagagggagaggagggcggaagggagggaaagaggaaggcgggaaatggagggagaggggtgcaggGAGGAAACAGGGAGGGAAGCTGTAGAAAGGAAGGGGTTGGAAGGAGGAGCGGCATGGGCCTAGCGCTCCCCGCCGCCCTCGCGACCGCGCCCCACCCGCCGCCACTGCCCCCCTTCAGATCATCTTCATGTTGAACTTGCGGGGTGCGTCGGCATTGGCCGAGCCCCCGGCGCCGGCGTCCGCCTTACGCGGCACGTACTCAATCTCGATGTTGTGCTTGGTGTTGCCCTTGCCGCGGctccagaggaagaggagcacCAGGCAGAAGAGCACCACGCCCAGGAAGGAGATGAAGCCCATGGTGGTGGCGATGATGAGCGTCTTGATGTCGAAGGGGAAAGGCACGGTGGCGCGCGTGCTGTTGGCGTCGCTCTCGTCGGGCTGGTTGGCGATGAAGGCGAAGGTCTTGTTGGTCCGGGCCGGCCAGTCCGGGGAGTAGCCGCGCACGTGCAGGTGGGCGGCCAGGGTGTCGTTGCCACCGGCGTTGCTGGCCACGCACAGGTAGGTGCCGTTGTCACGGAGCTGGGCGTAACGCACCTCCAGGGTCCCGTCGGGGAAGACGGTCAGCCGGCCGGTGGTCTTTGGGGAGACCAGGTGCTTGCGCGGGGAGAGCCAGAGGATGGCGGGGGGCGGGTCGCCGTCGGCCCGGCAGACGAACTGCACGGTGTGGCCCTCGTCCACCTGCACCCGCTGCGGCCGGCGGTCGCGGATCCGGGCCCGACGACAGGTGAAGTAGGCGGGCGGCAGCACGTCGGGGAAGTCCTTGAACTCGCGGCCCTGGACCGCCTCCGGGGCAGCACAGGCGGGCTGGCGCCGGTGGAAGTTGAGGCGCCAACGGCGGCGGAAGATCCAGAGCAGGCGGCAGTCGCAGGCCAGCGGGTTGCCGTCCAGGATCAGTGTCTCCAGGTTGCCGACCGAGTGGAAGGCCGACTCCTCCAGCGTGGTCAGCTGGTTGCCCGACACGTTGAGAACGCGCAGGTGGTTGAGGCCGCGGAAGGCATGGGGCTCCACGGCGGccagccgcccgccgcccgccaggTGTACCTCCTGGAGACGCAGCAGGTCGGGGAGCATGGAGCCCTCCACGGCCCGGATGGGGTTGTAGGACAGGTTCAGCAGGCGCAGGTAGACCAGGTGGCGCACGGCCACGTAGGGCACGGCTGTCAGGTTGCAGTGGGTGACGGACAGCGAGGTCAGGTTGAGGCCGTACAGGGAGTTGGGCGTCATGGTGTCCAGGAAGGGCCAGTGGGAGATCTCCAGGACCTTGAGTCGGTACAGGCGCTTGAAGGAATAGTCCCGGACCGCCTGGATGTTCAGGTGGCGGAGGCGCAGCTCCACCAGGCCGTGCAGGTGCGACAGCGCCTCCGTGGGGACCGAGGTCAGGTTGCACTTCTCCAGCGTCAGCCGCTCCAGCCCGCCCAGCCCACTGAAGGCCCGGTGGGAGATGTACACCAGGTCGTTGTCCCCCACCTCCAGCGACCGCAGGCTGGTCAGGTCCTGGAACATGTAGTCCAGCAGGATGACGATCTTGTTCTCGCTGATGTCCAGCCGGGTCAGGTTGCTCAGCCCCGTGAAGACCCCCAGGGGGATGAGCTTCAGCCGGTTGCTCCGGAGGCCCAGGCTGCGCAGGCCGAACAGGTTGTTGAAGGCCCCCGGCTCGATGGTGCTCACCACGTTCTCGTTCAGCTCCAGCTCCTCCAGGTGAGGGAAGTGGGCGAACTCGTCCTGGTTGAGCGTCTTGATGCGGTTCTTGCCCAGGTCCAGGTGCCGGGTCTCCGTCGGGATGCCCTCGGGCACGGCCACGAACCGCTTCCGGTGGCACAGCACGGCCCGCTCCTGGGGGGCGCACTCGCAGCGGGGCGGGCAGCCCGTGGCGGAGCCCGACAGGACCGAAGCCAGCACCAGGAGGAGGACCGGCTGCCAGCAGGCCAGGACGGAGGTCTGCATGCTCGCCTCCACGCTGACCATCCTCTCTCTCACCTGCCCCAGGCGCGTGCACCCATGCCAAAAGCGAAGgacatagagacagagagagagggagagagagagagagagacggtggAACGTTAGTGGGCACAGAACCAGCTGAgcatccccaccccatcctgcccCACTGGAATCCAACCCTCCCCGGGTTGGCGTCACGGGTACCGatttgccctctctccctcccaactccaggGATGACCACAGCTGAGGGATAGGCATCCTGCTCTCTGGCTTTCAGGGATCTATAAACCGACCCAAACGGCTGCTCCCAAGTCATTGACTTGGtccaccagataataataatggctgagCTCTTATTAGACACCGGATGCCCAGGAAGATGCAGTACAAtcagttgggaagcagtgtggcctaatggatagagcatgggtttgggagtcagaagaccggcattctaatctcaactccactatatgtctgctgtgcgacctttggcaagccacttcacttctctgtgcctcagttacctcatctataaaatgaggcttaagactgttgacccccatgtggggcttggactgtgtccaactcgattagcttgtatctaccccagcgctcagtacaatgcctggaacatagtaagtgcttaacaaatatcttaaaaaaaagtcaGACATAGATCCCATTCCATGggaaggctcatagtctaagggggagagaccaCAAGTAGTCAGTCTCCAGTTGGCAGAGGTAAgcaaagtgaggcccagggaagcaaagtgacttgtccaaggtcacccagaagccaagtggcagagccaggatcagaacctggatctcctccttccctggtctctgttctttccactaggccccacggcTTCTTGTCATCGGCGGGACAATATTGGGGGTCATCGGGGATAGGGGTGGCTCTGCTCATGTATGGCCTCTATGGGCCTCCCCTGCTGCTGGCTGGAATGTCATATCTTGGCTGAAGCACACCACAGCCCAAAGCGGTTGGCATGGGAGAACAAGCAGCCTGTGGTGATGAGgagacctccctcccaccctccctacctctgtccctctttcccatccctacttcttcctcctgcctctgcctctacctcccacccccacctctccctccatcctaccAACATCACCACAGCCTCCAGACACCCCACTCTCTCCAAAGCTATTGATGTCCCCCTCCCAGGTACCCCTGAACACAAACACCGCTTCTGAGTCATGGCACTCGGTAATAGGAGGCGGGTTGCTAAAATCCAAAATCCTGGACATAGATTTCGCAGTGTCGTATGGGTCCCAGAGAAGAGGCGGTACCTTTGACAGCACTCCACCCCTCAAGCATGTGAtacacaggacttatgtacatatccctaatttattttaatgtctgacttctcTTCCAAAGGAAAACTCtgtgtgggcatggaacatgtctaccaactctgttgtactgtacagtactctgcccacagtgagcgttcagtaataataataattggggtatttgttaagtgcttactatgtatcaagcaccattctaagcagtgggtagttaagacacagtccaagtaggagagggaacaggtactgcatacccattttacagatgaggaaactaaggcatagagaagtaaagtgacttgcccagggtcacaccagggtcacagtggcagagccagaattaaaatcgggtcctctgtctcccaggccagagtTCTTTCTATTAGGTTATGCTGTTCCTTAGAaatgaatgcaattgattgatttattaactgATTGGGAAATCAGGATGCCGGAAGCCTCTTGTCTGCCCCCAGCCTGTTGGTTGACGTCCGCTCAGTGCCTGAGAAGTTGGGATGAGGCGTGAAGCAGGGATCGGAAAAGTACTTTGGATCCTTTGGAGGAGGGTGTGATGGAGATCCTCACTGCCTCCCTGTTGTCACGGTGGGATTCTCACTCTTACACAGGGGAATATTTGGGCTCAGAGACGGTGGGGGGTGATATCCCTGGcattctggaattagaacccaggacttccacCGCCCAGctgctccttttctcccctaGGTTCAGTGGACAGGTGGCCCCTCATCAGTGTccgggggagaagagcagagctcCCTTAAGGCGGGGATCCTGGCTTTGACCTCAGCCCTgaggacagcgctctgcccccagaAGGCTTTCAATCGGGTCTGTTGATTAGCTGGCTCAGTAAGCCAGGTCCTCCTCCAGCAATAAAGCCAAATTATCTGTGAAAACCAGCAGGACTGATTCTCTGACCCAATGCTCTAGAGAAGAAGGGGTCTTTGAAAGGCTCGGCTTTGTGCctgaagggggcaggagggactgAGATTCACCCCatctacccctctccctctcccacaactCCAGTACATTTTTAGCCTACATCAGGGAGGTAAAACCTGCTGCGATCATTCAATCGGCCAATCAaacaactaatggtatttattgatttctgactgtgagcagagcactgtactaggtggttgggagagaacaatctaacagagtcggtaaatgtgatccctgcccacaagtaactaATAGTCTAGGGTGGAAGacaggtccctgcccttaaggagctgacaATGGAGCGATAGCCTTCTCCAACTGAGATaaggccctccctttcctctctggggAAAGCATGATTCCTGCAGAGTGGGGCTCCCCCGGCACTACTCTCCCTGCCTGGATCAGGGAGTGACATTCACTGCCATGTCAATGAGTGTGGCAGTGCcctgccctcccatccccacgtcCTGGCCCACCCCCAATCTATCCCTGCTAGTGAAGGTCAGGGACAcattcctccccctccgcccactACGCTGTCCCCCTGGCTCAGGGAGGGCTAGCCTGGtagcccccttcctcccactcgCTCAGCAAGAACTGGTCTGGcagcccccacttccctccccctggGCTCGGCAAGGACCAGTCTGGAGGTGCGGGAGGCGGGGTAGAGGGATAGGATGTTCCTCTGCAGTAAGGGTAGAGGAGTGAGGAGTGCAGAGGGGACTCCTCTCCTGACCCCAGACCACCACTGATGCCACCTTCCCCAGGCAGGACCTCTCCCCAAGTTGCTGCCCAGCCTCACTGGGCCCGAGAGTGGGGCCTGCAGATTCTGCCCCACCTCATCTCTGGGAAGTGGAGCGGCTCTTGTGTCACTGTCTGGGGTGCCTGGAAGGGCAGTGGGGCACCCCAAGGGCCTTCCTccagcctcagtttctctctctcccacgtcTCTCATTCTCCTATTCCAGCCCCTGTTCCCTTCCCTCCAGCACCTCCCTTTCCTTACCTGGACTCACTCAGCTCCCTTTGTGggagtggtagtaataataatgttggtattaagtgcttactatgtgcagagcactgttctaagccctggtagatatagagtaattaggttgtcccatgtgaggctcacagtcttaatctccattttacagatgagggaactgaggcacagagaagttaagtgacttgcccacagtcacacagctgacaagtggcagagcgggattcgaacccgtgacctctgactcccaagcccgggctcgttccgctgagccacgctgtgataaCAGtggtaatggtggtggtggtaggagcagcagcagcagcagcagcagtgaagatgtttattgagcacctactgagcgcaATGCAgtgcactaaatgtttggaaaagtacaaaagaagcagcagcgtggcctggtggaaagagcacaggcctgggagtcagaggacctgagttccaatcttgcctctgccgctcacctactgcataaccttgggcaagtcacttaaactctctcagcttcagtttcctcagctgaaacaAGGGGATAAGATACTAGCTCTTCCTCCCCTTAAGatggtgagtctcatgtgggactcgaAATCTGGTATCGacccctgcgtttagtacagtgcttggcacatagtaagtgcttaacaaagagcccaatcattatcatcaaggcctctgactcccaagcctgtgctcttctcactagaccacactgtttttctcCAGGACAGCCCATGATAGCATCACCAGCACTGCACCCTAAGAGAGACAACTTCAGGAGACATGGGAGAAAGTCTCTTTCCCCCTAGAAAGCCAGCCTTCTCCTCAGGGCTAGAGGTAGCTACAGGTCAAGCAGAAAATCCTGGGCCTGGGGCAGAAAGGTCAGTGTCCCTGCAGGGGACAACTGGGAGACATCACCcagaggcctcagtttcccccgacTTTCCTCGCCCTTTTATCCTTACGTTAAGTCCAGGAGTGTGGGCTGTGCCCCTCCCTGGCCTTGCTCTCTGCACTGGTCCCACCTTCCCCCCAAGTGGGTGTGTGGCCACCTTCAGGATCCTGAGTCCCCAGGCCTCTCCCcaggccttcagtttcctctcaCCTCTCAGCCCGGTCCCTCATACTCAACCCAACCCCTCAGCCCACCCCCTAAACCTGGCCCCTCAGTCCAACCCCTCAGTCTTGCCACTCAGTACAGGCACGGAGCCTCTGCTCCTACGCCCAAACCACTGCCACTATAGAACCAGAAACTCGCCACTCAGACCAGACGTGCCCCCTCCAAGTCCCCTCCCCATTGGATCACACTGAATCCTGCCCTACTCCACTTTCTGAGATGAAGCCTCGCTGTTTACAGATAAATATTTAACCACGCTTCCTGCTGGGCCGTGAGTGGCTGACACTAAGTCTGATTCTGAACTAAGTGTTCTGGTTCTTCtctgaaaagcagcctggcagGACCCACATCCATCCATTTGGCCTGTCTTCCACTGCCCATCTCAACAAACCACCTCTCTGTCAGCCCTTATCTCTCCCTGGACATCTCCTCTTTGCCCTCTCCTTGCTGGCCTCGTCCttttctccccgcctcctcctgccatccccttcccctggtccccagcttccctttctcctccactctctgctctcctcctaccaatccatcaatgactatgaacatgtccactaactctgttataagcacttagtacagcgctctgcacgcagtaagcagtcaataaatactactgaatgaatgaatgaataaataccattgactgattaattgatcgattgatcgattgagaaggAGCTCCTCTTCACACAGGGGTTAGGTTCTGGGTACAGGAACACAAACCCAAGGTCtgtcagaggaagagggaagcccCTGGAGAAAccgggagaggtaggaggcagcagGCAGTGGAGTTTGTTGCggcggtggaggggaggagggcggg includes these proteins:
- the LINGO1 gene encoding leucine-rich repeat and immunoglobulin-like domain-containing nogo receptor-interacting protein 1 isoform X1 codes for the protein MDHREQGDLSPGPNKRTPARRRHGRKRLGGRLNPNPVRERMVSVEASMQTSVLACWQPVLLLVLASVLSGSATGCPPRCECAPQERAVLCHRKRFVAVPEGIPTETRHLDLGKNRIKTLNQDEFAHFPHLEELELNENVVSTIEPGAFNNLFGLRSLGLRSNRLKLIPLGVFTGLSNLTRLDISENKIVILLDYMFQDLTSLRSLEVGDNDLVYISHRAFSGLGGLERLTLEKCNLTSVPTEALSHLHGLVELRLRHLNIQAVRDYSFKRLYRLKVLEISHWPFLDTMTPNSLYGLNLTSLSVTHCNLTAVPYVAVRHLVYLRLLNLSYNPIRAVEGSMLPDLLRLQEVHLAGGGRLAAVEPHAFRGLNHLRVLNVSGNQLTTLEESAFHSVGNLETLILDGNPLACDCRLLWIFRRRWRLNFHRRQPACAAPEAVQGREFKDFPDVLPPAYFTCRRARIRDRRPQRVQVDEGHTVQFVCRADGDPPPAILWLSPRKHLVSPKTTGRLTVFPDGTLEVRYAQLRDNGTYLCVASNAGGNDTLAAHLHVRGYSPDWPARTNKTFAFIANQPDESDANSTRATVPFPFDIKTLIIATTMGFISFLGVVLFCLVLLFLWSRGKGNTKHNIEIEYVPRKADAGAGGSANADAPRKFNMKMI
- the LINGO1 gene encoding leucine-rich repeat and immunoglobulin-like domain-containing nogo receptor-interacting protein 1 isoform X2, with translation MVSVEASMQTSVLACWQPVLLLVLASVLSGSATGCPPRCECAPQERAVLCHRKRFVAVPEGIPTETRHLDLGKNRIKTLNQDEFAHFPHLEELELNENVVSTIEPGAFNNLFGLRSLGLRSNRLKLIPLGVFTGLSNLTRLDISENKIVILLDYMFQDLTSLRSLEVGDNDLVYISHRAFSGLGGLERLTLEKCNLTSVPTEALSHLHGLVELRLRHLNIQAVRDYSFKRLYRLKVLEISHWPFLDTMTPNSLYGLNLTSLSVTHCNLTAVPYVAVRHLVYLRLLNLSYNPIRAVEGSMLPDLLRLQEVHLAGGGRLAAVEPHAFRGLNHLRVLNVSGNQLTTLEESAFHSVGNLETLILDGNPLACDCRLLWIFRRRWRLNFHRRQPACAAPEAVQGREFKDFPDVLPPAYFTCRRARIRDRRPQRVQVDEGHTVQFVCRADGDPPPAILWLSPRKHLVSPKTTGRLTVFPDGTLEVRYAQLRDNGTYLCVASNAGGNDTLAAHLHVRGYSPDWPARTNKTFAFIANQPDESDANSTRATVPFPFDIKTLIIATTMGFISFLGVVLFCLVLLFLWSRGKGNTKHNIEIEYVPRKADAGAGGSANADAPRKFNMKMI